A genomic stretch from Caminicella sporogenes DSM 14501 includes:
- the serS gene encoding serine--tRNA ligase, which produces MLDIKRIRNEFDEVKRLIEMRGKGDFGLEEVLKLDEKRRQIIGEVEQMKNRQNTVSKEIPKLKREGKDVSEVLAEMKELSNKIKDMDNELKKIDEQIREKLLTIPNTPRYDTPEGDSDENNVEVKRVGEPRKFDFESKAHWDIGTHLGILDFERASKITGSRFTVYRGLGAKLERALINFMLEIHTTEHGYEEIIPPFMVNRDSMIGTGQLPKFEEDMFYLPSKDYYLIPTAEVPVTNLYMNEILDGEKLPIYHTAYTPCFRKEAGSAGRDTRGLIRQHQFNKVELVKFTRPEDSYKELESLLAAAEEVLKRLKLPYRVVRLCGGDLGFSSAMTYDIEVWMPSYGRYLEISSCSNFEDYQARRANIRFRPEPKGKVEYVHTLNGSGLAVGRTLAAILENYQQEDGSVVIPEVLRPYMGGLEKITK; this is translated from the coding sequence ATGTTAGATATTAAAAGAATTCGAAATGAGTTTGATGAAGTGAAAAGACTTATCGAAATGAGAGGAAAGGGAGATTTTGGATTAGAAGAAGTATTAAAGTTAGATGAAAAAAGAAGACAGATAATAGGCGAAGTTGAACAAATGAAAAATAGACAAAATACCGTATCTAAAGAAATACCAAAACTAAAAAGAGAAGGTAAAGATGTATCAGAAGTTCTAGCTGAAATGAAAGAGCTTTCAAATAAAATAAAAGATATGGATAATGAATTAAAGAAGATAGATGAACAAATAAGAGAAAAACTTTTAACTATACCGAATACTCCAAGATATGATACTCCAGAAGGAGATAGTGATGAAAATAATGTTGAAGTTAAAAGAGTAGGAGAGCCAAGAAAATTTGATTTTGAAAGTAAAGCACATTGGGATATAGGAACACACCTTGGAATTTTAGATTTTGAAAGAGCATCAAAAATAACTGGTTCAAGATTTACAGTATATAGGGGATTAGGAGCTAAGCTTGAAAGAGCACTTATAAACTTTATGTTAGAGATTCATACAACTGAACATGGTTATGAAGAAATTATACCGCCATTTATGGTAAATAGAGACAGTATGATTGGAACAGGTCAGCTTCCAAAATTTGAAGAAGATATGTTTTATTTGCCAAGTAAAGATTATTATTTGATACCTACAGCAGAAGTTCCTGTAACAAATCTTTATATGAATGAAATTTTAGATGGAGAAAAGCTTCCAATTTATCATACAGCTTACACTCCATGTTTTAGAAAAGAGGCAGGTTCAGCAGGAAGAGATACAAGAGGGCTTATACGCCAGCATCAATTTAATAAGGTTGAACTTGTAAAGTTTACAAGACCAGAAGATTCTTATAAAGAATTGGAGAGTCTTCTTGCTGCAGCTGAAGAAGTTTTAAAAAGATTGAAATTACCTTATAGAGTAGTGAGATTGTGTGGAGGAGATTTAGGATTTAGCTCAGCTATGACATACGATATAGAAGTATGGATGCCAAGTTACGGTAGGTATTTAGAAATTTCTTCTTGTAGTAATTTTGAAGATTATCAAGCAAGAAGAGCAAATATAAGATTTAGACCAGAGCCAAAAGGTAAAGTCGAATATGTTCATACATTAAATGGTTCAGGACTTGCTGTTGGAAGAACTTTAGCTGCAATTCTTGAAAATTATCAGCAAGAAGATGGTTCAGTAGTAATACCAGAAGTTCTTAGACCTTATATGGGAGGATTAGAGAAAATTACTAAATAA
- the rbr gene encoding rubrerythrin — MKNLAGTKTEQNLLKAFAGESQARNRYTFFAEKAKEEGYEQIAELFLETALNEKAHAEKFFSFLEGRPLEITATYPAGKVGTTLENLKAAAMGENEEHTEIYPEFAKIAREEGFPQIAAVFDLVAKAEIEHEQRYLKLLKNLEEDKVFKKDEVVRWKCRYCGYVHEANSAPEKCPLCGYKKAYFELKETNY, encoded by the coding sequence ATGAAAAATTTAGCAGGTACTAAAACAGAACAAAATTTGTTAAAGGCTTTTGCTGGTGAATCTCAAGCGAGAAATAGATATACATTTTTTGCTGAAAAGGCTAAGGAAGAAGGTTATGAACAAATAGCTGAACTTTTCTTAGAAACAGCACTTAATGAAAAGGCTCATGCTGAAAAGTTTTTTAGTTTTTTAGAAGGAAGACCTTTAGAAATAACTGCTACATATCCAGCAGGCAAAGTAGGAACTACTTTAGAAAATTTAAAAGCTGCAGCTATGGGTGAAAATGAAGAGCATACAGAGATTTATCCAGAGTTTGCAAAAATAGCAAGAGAAGAAGGTTTTCCTCAAATAGCTGCTGTATTTGATTTAGTTGCAAAAGCAGAAATAGAGCATGAACAAAGATATTTAAAACTTCTTAAAAACTTAGAAGAAGATAAAGTTTTCAAAAAAGATGAAGTTGTTAGATGGAAATGTAGATATTGTGGATATGTTCATGAAGCAAATTCAGCTCCTGAAAAATGTCCTTTATGTGGATATAAAAAGGCTTATTTTGAGTTAAAAGAAACTAACTATTAG
- a CDS encoding Fur family transcriptional regulator produces the protein MIITNVSDYLKKHGIKPSLQRIKIFEYLINNRNHPTVDTIYKELLKEIPTLSKTTVYNTLNLFIEKNIVAVITIEENETRYDADVSFHGHFKCERCGKVYDFNIDISNMKDDMLKDFQIKEKHIYYKGVCKYCLNLQID, from the coding sequence ATGATTATTACAAATGTTAGTGATTATTTAAAAAAACATGGAATAAAACCTTCTTTACAGAGAATAAAAATTTTTGAATATTTAATAAACAATAGAAATCATCCAACAGTAGATACAATATATAAAGAATTGTTAAAAGAAATACCTACTCTTTCAAAAACTACTGTTTATAATACTTTGAATTTATTTATAGAAAAAAATATTGTTGCAGTTATTACAATCGAAGAAAACGAAACTAGATACGATGCAGATGTATCATTTCATGGACATTTTAAATGTGAAAGATGTGGGAAAGTATATGATTTTAATATAGATATTTCTAATATGAAAGATGATATGCTAAAAGATTTTCAAATTAAAGAAAAGCATATTTATTATAAGGGAGTATGTAAATATTGTTTAAACTTACAAATAGATTAA
- a CDS encoding MarR family transcriptional regulator — protein MEKKELVLKTFKEAGKPLKTGEVAEMSGLDKNEVSKIIKELKSEEKIYSPKRCYYEIKR, from the coding sequence ATGGAAAAAAAGGAATTGGTATTAAAAACATTTAAGGAAGCTGGAAAGCCACTTAAAACAGGTGAAGTAGCTGAAATGTCAGGACTAGATAAAAATGAAGTCAGTAAAATTATTAAAGAATTAAAAAGTGAAGAAAAAATCTATTCTCCAAAGCGTTGTTATTATGAGATAAAGAGATAA
- a CDS encoding UPF0182 family protein, with protein MRILTQAKKIILGLVVLVIIMISTSFNTIINFITDYKWFEEVGFEKVFLTKLITELKIGIPAFILITVFVYLYLYSVKKEYYKKVSVVYRAVPEKIINQIILLVSVFTGFISSISLSGNLWFDILKFINSTDFNISDPIFGKDISFYIFKYPLFHKAYYMIISFIFLLAIITIIFCFIMITLRRPTLVETHVNDEIEIKIRRRHINLGNGKRLFEIVIKQLTIIGVIFFIIIGVGYFFKTYELLYSQRGVVYGAGYTDIKVVLLKYKVFMMLSFVSAVLLVVGIRKRKIRLALSGPVLMIIVSIIGNIGAIIVQNYIVSPDEISKERKYIEYNIEYTQNAYNLKNVEEREFSANESLTLEDIKKNDETISNIRINDYRPTKLVYNAKQGIRHYYRFKDVDIDRYYIDGKYTQVFLSARELDQTSINQDVLTFINKHLIYTHGYGIVLSPVNKVNAVGLPEMLIKNIPPITNVAKLEVKRPEIYFGELTDNYIIVDTKEKEFDYPKGETNAESVYEGKAGIKLNGLNKLLFAYKQKSLKMLLSGNITSESKIILNRNIHERVRKIMPFIEYDSDPYIVLNDGKLYWIMDGYTISSNYPYSEPLEDIDINYIRNSVKVVIDAYNGTTTYYLADENDPLVMTYAKIFPQLFTTMDKMPEGLRNHIRYPQTLFDIQSEVYRMYHMKDPRVFYNEEDKWDIAKEQYDVQEQQIESNYLLMKLPGEEREEFILSVPYTPKGKDNMTAIFIGRSDGENYGKLVIYKLPKSKNIYGPMQIENRIDSDPIISRDMTYWNQQGSRVIRGNLLIIPIENSLLYVEPIYIKSANENSLPEVKRVIVAYGDKIVMEPTLRESLEKIFGKESDMPKVDISVPNKLIERENINELIIRANNVFSSAQEAQRQGNWAEYGRLLKELERVLKRLSEINSKLSEKATVE; from the coding sequence GTGAGAATTTTGACTCAAGCTAAAAAGATTATATTAGGATTAGTAGTTTTGGTAATAATAATGATTTCGACTTCTTTTAATACAATAATAAATTTTATTACTGATTATAAATGGTTTGAAGAAGTTGGTTTTGAAAAAGTATTTTTAACAAAATTGATAACTGAATTAAAAATAGGGATTCCTGCTTTTATATTAATTACAGTATTTGTATATTTATATTTATATTCAGTAAAAAAAGAATATTACAAAAAAGTAAGTGTTGTGTATAGAGCTGTACCAGAAAAAATAATAAATCAGATAATACTTTTGGTATCAGTATTTACAGGATTTATATCAAGTATTAGTTTATCAGGTAATTTATGGTTTGATATATTGAAATTTATCAATTCAACAGATTTTAATATATCTGATCCTATATTTGGGAAAGATATATCTTTTTATATTTTTAAGTATCCTTTATTTCACAAAGCATACTATATGATAATAAGTTTTATATTTTTACTTGCAATAATTACAATAATATTTTGTTTTATAATGATAACTTTAAGACGTCCTACATTAGTAGAGACTCATGTAAATGATGAAATAGAAATAAAAATAAGAAGAAGACATATAAATTTGGGTAATGGAAAAAGGTTATTTGAAATAGTAATAAAACAGTTAACAATTATTGGAGTAATATTTTTTATAATAATAGGAGTGGGATATTTTTTTAAAACTTATGAACTTTTATATTCTCAAAGAGGAGTAGTTTATGGTGCAGGATATACGGATATAAAAGTTGTTCTTTTAAAATATAAAGTGTTTATGATGCTTTCTTTTGTATCAGCAGTGTTATTAGTTGTTGGAATAAGGAAAAGAAAAATAAGATTAGCATTATCTGGACCAGTTTTAATGATAATTGTAAGTATAATTGGAAATATAGGAGCTATCATTGTTCAAAATTATATAGTTTCGCCAGATGAGATATCAAAAGAAAGAAAGTATATAGAATATAATATTGAATATACTCAAAATGCTTATAATCTAAAAAATGTAGAGGAAAGAGAATTTTCTGCTAATGAAAGTTTGACATTAGAGGATATAAAGAAAAATGATGAAACTATAAGCAATATAAGAATAAATGATTATAGACCTACTAAGTTAGTTTATAATGCAAAACAAGGAATAAGACATTATTATAGATTTAAAGATGTTGATATAGATAGATATTATATAGATGGAAAATATACGCAAGTGTTTTTATCGGCAAGAGAACTTGATCAAACAAGTATAAATCAAGATGTATTAACTTTTATAAATAAGCATTTAATTTATACTCATGGATATGGAATAGTTTTATCGCCTGTAAACAAGGTAAATGCAGTAGGGCTTCCAGAAATGCTTATAAAAAATATTCCTCCAATTACAAATGTAGCTAAGCTTGAAGTAAAGAGGCCAGAAATATATTTTGGAGAATTAACAGATAATTATATTATAGTTGATACTAAAGAAAAAGAATTTGATTATCCAAAAGGGGAAACAAATGCTGAAAGTGTATATGAAGGAAAAGCAGGTATAAAATTAAATGGATTAAATAAGCTTCTTTTTGCTTATAAACAAAAAAGTCTTAAAATGCTTTTATCGGGAAATATAACATCTGAAAGTAAGATAATTTTAAATAGAAACATACATGAAAGAGTTAGAAAAATCATGCCTTTTATAGAATATGATTCTGACCCATATATAGTACTTAATGATGGAAAACTTTACTGGATTATGGATGGATATACAATTAGTAGTAATTATCCGTATTCAGAACCTCTTGAAGATATAGATATAAATTATATTAGAAATTCTGTTAAAGTAGTAATAGATGCATATAATGGAACAACAACTTATTATTTAGCTGATGAAAATGACCCGTTAGTAATGACTTATGCTAAAATATTTCCTCAATTATTTACAACTATGGATAAAATGCCTGAAGGTTTAAGAAATCATATAAGGTATCCACAAACTTTATTTGATATACAGTCAGAAGTATATAGAATGTATCATATGAAAGACCCTAGAGTTTTTTATAATGAGGAAGATAAATGGGATATAGCAAAAGAACAGTATGATGTTCAAGAACAGCAAATAGAATCAAATTATCTACTTATGAAATTACCTGGTGAAGAAAGGGAAGAATTTATTTTATCTGTTCCTTATACGCCTAAAGGTAAGGATAATATGACGGCTATTTTTATAGGGAGAAGTGATGGAGAAAATTATGGTAAGTTAGTAATTTATAAACTTCCTAAGAGTAAAAATATATATGGGCCTATGCAGATAGAAAATAGAATAGATTCTGATCCAATAATTTCAAGGGATATGACTTATTGGAATCAGCAGGGATCAAGAGTTATAAGAGGTAATCTACTCATAATACCTATTGAAAATTCTTTATTATACGTAGAACCAATATATATAAAATCAGCTAATGAAAATAGTTTGCCTGAAGTAAAAAGAGTAATAGTAGCTTATGGAGATAAAATAGTTATGGAGCCTACTTTAAGAGAATCATTAGAAAAGATATTCGGTAAAGAATCAGATATGCCAAAAGTTGATATATCAGTTCCTAATAAACTTATCGAAAGAGAAAATATAAACGAACTTATAATTAGAGCAAATAATGTATTTAGTAGTGCTCAAGAAGCTCAAAGACAAGGTAATTGGGCTGAATATGGAAGACTTCTCAAAGAGCTAGAGCGTGTATTGAAGAGATTATCGGAAATAAATAGTAAATTATCAGAAAAGGCTACAGTAGAATAA
- the murI gene encoding glutamate racemase — protein sequence MDNKKLAIGVFDSGMGGISVLAELIKIMPNEKYIYYGDSKNAPYGVKTPSQVIELSKNICEFFIDKGVKAIVIACNTATSAAVKQLREIYDIPIIGMEPALKPAVEMNLDGKIVVMATEMTLKEKKFNELMKKYGQKSDIIKLPCPKLVELVESGIVDGVEVEKAVKECFTGIDINEISSIVLGCTHYIYLRESIRNVVGDRVYIIDGNEGTARHLKNILNSKDLLNDEEKREVYFDIYNSKNDRSIIELSKKLLKFSLEKLNCLNIQN from the coding sequence ATGGATAATAAAAAATTGGCTATAGGAGTTTTTGATTCAGGTATGGGAGGTATAAGTGTTTTAGCTGAATTAATTAAGATAATGCCTAATGAAAAATATATATATTACGGTGATTCTAAAAATGCTCCATATGGAGTTAAAACTCCAAGTCAGGTAATTGAACTTTCAAAAAATATTTGTGAATTTTTCATAGATAAAGGAGTAAAGGCTATAGTTATTGCATGTAATACAGCTACAAGTGCTGCTGTTAAACAGCTTAGGGAAATATATGATATACCTATAATAGGAATGGAACCGGCATTAAAACCTGCGGTAGAAATGAATCTTGATGGAAAAATAGTAGTAATGGCAACAGAAATGACATTAAAGGAAAAGAAATTTAATGAATTGATGAAAAAATATGGTCAAAAATCTGATATAATTAAACTTCCATGTCCTAAACTTGTAGAGCTAGTTGAAAGTGGGATAGTAGATGGGGTTGAAGTTGAAAAAGCAGTAAAAGAGTGTTTTACTGGAATAGATATAAATGAAATATCTTCAATAGTTTTAGGCTGTACTCATTATATATATTTAAGGGAATCAATAAGAAATGTCGTTGGAGATAGAGTTTACATTATTGATGGAAATGAAGGAACTGCAAGACATTTAAAAAATATACTTAACAGTAAAGATTTGTTAAATGATGAAGAAAAAAGAGAAGTTTATTTTGATATATACAATTCAAAAAATGATAGGTCAATTATAGAACTTTCAAAAAAACTATTAAAATTTAGTTTAGAAAAACTAAATTGTTTAAATATTCAAAACTAA
- a CDS encoding carboxymuconolactone decarboxylase family protein produces the protein MARIRPLKPSEVDGEAREIFEDFLRERGNIPNMFRTLAYRPQLLKTAFDHFRAVLKTGTVDFKLKEMIAVRVSQMNECAY, from the coding sequence ATGGCAAGGATAAGACCTTTAAAGCCAAGCGAAGTTGATGGTGAGGCAAGAGAAATATTTGAAGATTTTTTAAGAGAACGTGGAAATATACCAAATATGTTTAGGACATTAGCATATAGGCCACAGCTTTTAAAGACTGCATTTGATCATTTTAGAGCAGTTTTAAAAACTGGAACAGTAGATTTTAAATTAAAAGAAATGATAGCTGTTAGAGTATCTCAAATGAATGAATGTGCTTACTGA
- a CDS encoding M1 family metallopeptidase gives MFKKEIKILSLVLIFAIFFSSCSVQKEIKMKALEDLQTQKGKLKESLTNYNIEIQFYPDKKMIVGKQEVIYTNNEKVSLDKIYFHLYPNAFKKKETLPFLFDDLKIAFPNGFEEGCINIKNLWVNKERGNFSIGGVGDTIMEVNLPQVLKPGEKISIKMEYEIKIPPSIERFGYKDEIFNLGNWYPIVAVYDKTGWNLDPYYSIGDPFYSDVSNYNVVIKTPKDIIVAATGTILSDKLVGNVREWHIEARKTRDFAWVASKNFEIVKRKVDGILLKVYFIKTRKIEKKIKDLSVKFAEKSIKIFNDVFGKYPYKQYSVVQTNFPSGMEYPQIVFIGKQYYNWNSIDFLEEVIVHETAHQWWYSVVGNDQIDEPWLDESFASYSEVIYYSENYGDIRGNQYYRYENLDRYNEAVDSLKDEAVLKTLSEFKDWNDYSFLVYTKGTVFLDNLKNKYGEKTFYKILKTYYNMYKYKIATTEDFLKVCEEVTGDDLDNYFNKWLK, from the coding sequence ATGTTTAAAAAAGAGATAAAAATATTATCTTTAGTTTTAATTTTTGCTATATTTTTTTCATCTTGTAGTGTACAGAAGGAAATAAAAATGAAAGCATTAGAAGATTTGCAAACTCAGAAAGGTAAGCTTAAAGAAAGTCTGACTAATTATAATATAGAAATACAGTTTTATCCAGATAAAAAGATGATAGTGGGAAAGCAAGAAGTTATATATACAAATAATGAAAAAGTATCTCTTGATAAAATATATTTTCACCTGTATCCCAATGCATTTAAAAAGAAAGAAACTCTTCCTTTTTTGTTTGATGATTTAAAGATAGCATTTCCAAATGGATTTGAAGAAGGATGTATAAACATAAAAAATTTGTGGGTTAATAAAGAAAGGGGAAATTTCAGTATAGGTGGAGTTGGGGATACAATAATGGAAGTTAATTTACCACAAGTTTTAAAACCAGGAGAAAAAATTTCAATAAAAATGGAATATGAAATAAAAATTCCTCCGTCAATAGAAAGATTTGGTTATAAAGATGAGATTTTTAATTTGGGAAATTGGTATCCAATAGTAGCAGTATATGATAAAACGGGTTGGAATTTAGACCCATATTATTCTATAGGTGATCCGTTTTATAGTGATGTTAGCAATTATAATGTAGTTATAAAAACGCCAAAAGATATAATAGTAGCTGCAACGGGAACAATTTTATCTGATAAACTTGTTGGAAATGTAAGAGAATGGCACATAGAGGCTAGAAAAACAAGGGATTTTGCGTGGGTAGCAAGTAAAAATTTTGAAATTGTTAAAAGGAAAGTTGATGGTATATTATTAAAAGTTTATTTTATAAAGACAAGAAAAATAGAGAAAAAAATAAAAGATTTATCAGTAAAATTTGCAGAAAAATCTATCAAGATTTTTAATGATGTTTTTGGAAAATATCCATATAAACAGTATTCAGTAGTTCAAACAAACTTTCCAAGTGGAATGGAATATCCTCAAATAGTATTTATAGGCAAACAGTATTATAATTGGAATAGTATAGATTTTTTAGAAGAAGTTATTGTACATGAAACTGCTCATCAATGGTGGTATAGTGTAGTTGGAAATGACCAAATAGATGAACCTTGGTTAGATGAAAGCTTTGCTTCTTATTCAGAAGTAATATATTATAGTGAAAATTATGGAGATATTAGAGGAAATCAATATTATAGATATGAGAATTTAGATAGATATAATGAAGCTGTAGATTCATTAAAAGATGAAGCTGTGCTTAAGACTTTAAGTGAGTTTAAAGATTGGAATGATTATAGTTTTTTGGTTTATACTAAGGGGACAGTTTTTTTAGATAATCTTAAAAACAAGTATGGAGAAAAAACTTTTTATAAAATTTTAAAAACATATTATAATATGTATAAGTATAAAATAGCTACAACCGAAGATTTTTTAAAAGTCTGTGAAGAAGTAACGGGAGATGATTTAGACAATTATTTTAATAAATGGTTAAAATAG
- the tadA gene encoding tRNA adenosine(34) deaminase TadA, translating to MKEYFMKEALIEAKKAFEIGEVPIGAVIVRKNEIIARGYNLRETLKDPTAHAEIIAIKKAAQVLSSWRLTDCELYVTIEPCAMCAGAIVLSRLNKLVIGAMDPKGGAAGSLYNIVNDERLNHRAEVIYGILESECSEIMKKFFRRLRGK from the coding sequence ATGAAAGAATATTTTATGAAAGAAGCCTTAATAGAAGCTAAAAAGGCCTTCGAAATAGGAGAAGTTCCTATAGGAGCAGTAATAGTAAGAAAGAATGAGATTATAGCTAGAGGTTATAATCTGCGTGAAACTTTAAAAGACCCAACAGCTCATGCAGAAATAATTGCTATAAAAAAAGCTGCACAGGTTTTAAGTAGTTGGAGATTGACAGATTGTGAACTTTATGTTACAATAGAACCCTGTGCAATGTGTGCAGGTGCAATAGTTTTATCTAGACTCAATAAGCTTGTCATAGGAGCTATGGACCCAAAGGGTGGAGCTGCTGGTTCTTTATATAACATAGTGAATGATGAGCGATTAAATCACAGGGCTGAAGTTATTTATGGTATTTTAGAAAGTGAATGTAGTGAAATAATGAAAAAATTTTTTAGGCGATTAAGAGGCAAATAA
- a CDS encoding carboxymuconolactone decarboxylase family protein, which translates to MEKKLKNPEMFTEKELVALEFAEVMTVDSNKVSDELYNDMKKYFDDGEIIEIACVVGIFNYFNKFNNALKTDITK; encoded by the coding sequence ATGGAAAAAAAGTTAAAAAATCCTGAAATGTTTACTGAAAAAGAGCTTGTTGCATTAGAATTTGCAGAAGTAATGACTGTAGATTCTAACAAAGTTTCTGATGAACTTTATAACGATATGAAAAAATATTTTGATGATGGAGAAATTATAGAGATAGCATGTGTAGTAGGAATTTTTAATTATTTTAATAAATTTAATAATGCACTTAAAACAGATATTACAAAGTAG